In the Magnolia sinica isolate HGM2019 chromosome 15, MsV1, whole genome shotgun sequence genome, one interval contains:
- the LOC131227198 gene encoding anaphase-promoting complex subunit 6-like, with protein MPKTKKEKNLLSVRMYNEAISYYEKALALSTRSLSTYAGLAYTHHLQDNFNSAIRYYHNALWLKPDDQFCTEMLTLALVDECRRG; from the exons ATGccaaaaactaaaaaggaaaaaaatctgtTGTCTGTCAGGATGTACAATGAGGCGATCTCATATTATGAGAAGGCACTTGCCCTTTCGACCAGAAGTTTGAGCACCTATGCAGGTCTGGCGTACACTCATCATTTGCAG gataatttcaatTCTGCAATTAGATATTACCATAAC GCTTTGTGGTTGAAACCCGATGATCAGTTTTGCACAGAGATGCTAACTTTGGCGCTTGTGGATGAATGTCGCCGTGGTTGA